The following proteins come from a genomic window of Labeo rohita strain BAU-BD-2019 chromosome 25, IGBB_LRoh.1.0, whole genome shotgun sequence:
- the kcnj11l gene encoding potassium inwardly rectifying channel subfamily J member 11, like → MLARKGLLPDGFLLTRLAEDATQPSRIRPKSQRARFITKSGSCNVAHKNIREQGRFLQDVFTTMVDLKWQHSLLIFTSAFLCSWMLFAMVWWLLAFAHGDLEPRDPNEPGPVPCVTSIHSFTSAFLFSIEVQVTIGFGGRMVTEECPLAIIVLIIQNILGLIINAIMLGCVFMKTAQANRRAETLIFSRNAVIAPRNGRPTFMFRVGDLRKSMIISATIQLQVIRRTVTAEGEVIPVCQLDIQVENPLRSNGIFLVSPLIISHTIDRGSPLYEVSAQSMATEDLEIIVILEGVVETTGITMQARTSYTPEEILWGRRFVSIMTEEDGRYSVDYSKFGNTVPVRMPALSAKELDQTRGVQDSGPHEGKPQGWGLVRAGRGGYRRGGGRACDDTAAKPWYVPAEREEEKKGHKKTVKLEEIGREIEEETVEDMSD, encoded by the exons ATGTTGGCCCGCAAAGGCCTTTTGCCTGATGGTTTCCTGCTGACACGACTCGCCGAGGATGCCACACAACCCAGTCGCATCCGGCCAAAGTCACAGAGGGCACGTTTCATCACCAAAAGCGGATCGTGTAACGTAGCCCACAAGAATATACGAGAACAG GGCCGGTTTCTCCAAGATGTTTTCACCACCATGGTGGACCTGAAATGGCAGCATTCCCTGCTTATCTTCACTTCGGCGTTCCTCTGCTCCTGGATGCTCTTTGCCATGGTTTGGTGGCTCTTAGCGTTCGCTCATGGCGATCTGGAGCCTCGAGATCCCAACGAGCCCGGACCTGTGCCGTGTGTCACTTCCATTCACTCCTTCACGTCTGCTTTTCTGTTCTCCATTGAGGTGCAG GTGACTATTGGTTTCGGAGGACGTATGGTGACAGAGGAATGTCCGCTGGCCATCATAGTCCTCATTATCCAGAACATTTTGGGCCTGATCATCAACGCTATCATGCTGGGTTGCGTGTTCATGAAGACGGCTCAAGCCAACCGGAGAGCAGAAACCCTCATCTTCTCTCGTAACGCAGTCATTGCACCACGGAACGGCCGACCAACGTTTATGTTCCGCGTCGGGGATTTGAGGAAGAGCATGATCATCTCAGCCACAATACAACTGCAG GTGATTCGGCGGACAGTGACCGCGGAGGGTGAGGTGATTCCTGTCTGTCAGCTCGATATCCAGGTGGAAAATCCTCTCAGGAGCAACGGCATATTCCTCGTCTCTCCACTTATAATCAGCCACACCATTGACAGAGGAAGTCCGCTGTACGAGGTCTCAGcacagtcaatggctaccgaaGACTTGGAGATCATTGTCATTTTGGAAG GTGTTGTGGAGACCACCGGCATCACAATGCAGGCCCGCACATCCTACACGCCAGAGGAAATCTTGTGGGGTCGGCGTTTCGTCTCCATTATGACGGAGGAAGATGGGCGTTACTCTGTCGACTACTCCAAATTTGGAAACACCGTCCCTGTACGAATGCCAGCCCTCAGCGCTAAGGAACTGGATCAGACCAGGGGTGTGCAAGACAGCGGACCCCATGAGGGTAAACCTCAAGGCTGGGGGCTGGTGAGGGCCGGACGAGGCGGGTACAGGAGGGGCGGTGGCCGGGCCTGCGATGACACGGCAGCCAAGCCTTGGTACGTGCCGGCGGAGAGGGAAGAGGAGAAGAAGGGTCATAAGAAAACGGTGAAACTTGAGGAAATAGGCAGAGAGATTGAAGAAGAGACGGTGGAGGACATGAGCGATTAG